A window of Pseudomonas mucidolens contains these coding sequences:
- a CDS encoding class I SAM-dependent methyltransferase, producing MTPPLDLQRALSELIGDAQLEACALPDTELSLWLLDADNMDRAFSPEETRRILHEPPYWSFCWASGLALARYLAANPEWVAGKRVLDFGAGSGVAGIAAVKAGALEVVACDLDPLALAACRANAALNGVELGYSADFFAEADRFDLILVADVLYDRANLPLLDQFLTRGQQALVADSRVRDFQHRDYQRLGVLDALTLPDLAEPWQFRKVSLYHSRRAFSQPRQPL from the coding sequence ATGACGCCACCGCTGGACCTGCAACGCGCCTTGAGTGAGTTGATCGGTGACGCACAGCTGGAGGCCTGTGCGTTACCCGATACCGAGTTGTCGCTGTGGCTGCTGGACGCCGATAACATGGACCGCGCCTTCAGCCCCGAAGAAACCCGGCGCATTCTGCATGAGCCGCCCTACTGGAGCTTTTGCTGGGCCAGCGGCCTGGCGCTGGCACGCTACCTGGCGGCCAATCCCGAGTGGGTGGCGGGCAAGCGGGTGCTGGACTTTGGCGCAGGTTCCGGGGTTGCCGGGATTGCCGCCGTTAAAGCCGGCGCCCTCGAAGTGGTGGCCTGTGACCTCGATCCCCTGGCGCTGGCAGCCTGCCGGGCGAACGCAGCGCTGAACGGCGTGGAGCTGGGTTATTCGGCCGATTTTTTCGCCGAAGCAGATCGCTTTGACCTGATTCTGGTAGCCGATGTGCTGTACGACCGGGCAAACCTGCCACTGCTGGATCAATTCCTCACACGCGGGCAGCAAGCGTTGGTCGCCGATTCGCGGGTGCGGGATTTTCAGCACCGCGATTATCAGCGTCTGGGAGTGCTCGATGCGCTGACCTTGCCGGACCTGGCCGAACCCTGGCAGTTTCGCAAGGTGAGTCTGTATCATTCGCGGCGCGCTTTCAGCCAACCCCGCCAGCCCTTATAG
- a CDS encoding DUF2796 domain-containing protein, with protein MRRLLLALPFALLPLAIAQAADAHDHDHDHDHQHASLGAHEHGVGHLNAVLEGQSLELELESPAMNLVGFEHQATTDADKAKVVAARKQLEQPLVLFSLPQAAGCVISTQELNSPLFGDKPDADHDHDDHATDGKGAAAEEPHHDHSEIHAHYQFTCATPTALKNLDLANLFKTFPATRKIQVQLIGPSGQQGVEATSAATTLKF; from the coding sequence ATGCGCCGCCTGTTGCTCGCTTTGCCGTTTGCCCTGCTGCCCTTGGCCATCGCTCAAGCCGCTGACGCACATGACCACGACCACGACCACGATCATCAACACGCCAGCCTCGGTGCCCACGAACACGGTGTCGGACACCTCAACGCGGTGCTGGAGGGTCAGTCCCTGGAACTGGAGCTGGAAAGCCCGGCCATGAACCTGGTGGGTTTCGAACACCAGGCTACCACTGACGCCGACAAGGCCAAGGTCGTCGCCGCACGCAAGCAGCTGGAACAGCCGCTGGTGCTGTTCAGCCTGCCCCAGGCGGCCGGTTGCGTGATCAGCACCCAGGAACTCAACAGCCCGTTGTTTGGCGACAAGCCCGATGCGGATCATGACCATGACGATCACGCCACCGATGGCAAAGGCGCCGCGGCCGAAGAGCCTCATCACGATCACAGCGAAATCCACGCTCACTACCAGTTCACCTGCGCCACGCCGACCGCGCTGAAGAACCTCGACCTGGCGAACCTGTTCAAGACCTTCCCCGCCACCCGGAAAATTCAGGTACAACTGATCGGCCCGAGCGGCCAGCAAGGCGTTGAAGCGACGAGTGCCGCCACCACTCTCAAGTTCTGA
- a CDS encoding YbaY family lipoprotein, whose product MPLRPLVLLTVLSLMVACSSEAPKPAAPQPAPQQQKKIPGQEPLGPLPAYQREVSGTLTGVPAGAEVELALLVIDERDRPQKLLASSVLIGNNKPLAFRLRFNPQAFPTGGRVELRGRASQSGQLILHLPAVRIVQAITQTTGPLQLVRAP is encoded by the coding sequence ATGCCGCTACGACCACTCGTTCTACTCACTGTGCTCAGCCTTATGGTCGCCTGCAGCAGCGAAGCGCCAAAACCCGCCGCGCCACAACCTGCGCCCCAACAGCAGAAAAAAATTCCCGGCCAGGAACCCCTCGGGCCGTTGCCCGCGTATCAGCGCGAAGTCAGTGGCACCCTCACTGGCGTGCCCGCCGGTGCCGAAGTCGAGTTGGCATTGTTGGTGATCGATGAACGCGATCGACCGCAAAAACTGCTGGCCAGCAGCGTGCTGATCGGCAACAACAAGCCCTTGGCGTTCCGCTTGCGCTTCAACCCCCAGGCATTTCCAACGGGCGGCCGCGTCGAACTGCGTGGTCGTGCCAGCCAGTCCGGCCAGTTGATCCTGCACCTGCCGGCGGTGCGTATCGTGCAAGCGATCACCCAGACCACCGGCCCCCTGCAACTCGTCCGCGCCCCATGA
- the nrdR gene encoding transcriptional regulator NrdR, with product MHCPFCGANDTKVIDSRLVAEGDQVRRRRECLACGERFTTFETAELVLPRLIKSDGSRQPFDEDKLRAGMQRALEKRPVSVERLEAALAHIKHKLRATGEREVKSLVVGELVMAELQKLDEVAYIRFASVYRRFQDLNEFREEIDRLAREPVKE from the coding sequence ATGCACTGTCCCTTCTGCGGTGCCAACGACACCAAGGTCATTGACTCGCGTCTGGTCGCCGAGGGCGATCAAGTGCGTCGCCGGCGTGAATGCCTGGCCTGCGGTGAACGTTTCACCACCTTCGAAACCGCCGAACTGGTGCTGCCGCGCCTGATCAAATCCGACGGCAGCCGTCAGCCCTTCGACGAAGACAAACTGCGCGCCGGTATGCAGCGCGCCCTGGAAAAACGCCCGGTGAGTGTCGAGCGGCTGGAAGCGGCGCTGGCGCATATCAAGCACAAGCTGCGGGCGACCGGCGAGCGCGAGGTCAAATCCCTGGTCGTTGGAGAGCTGGTGATGGCCGAGCTGCAAAAGCTCGACGAAGTCGCCTATATCCGTTTTGCCTCGGTGTATCGACGCTTTCAGGACCTCAATGAGTTCCGTGAAGAAATCGACCGCCTGGCTCGTGAGCCGGTTAAAGAATGA
- the ribD gene encoding bifunctional diaminohydroxyphosphoribosylaminopyrimidine deaminase/5-amino-6-(5-phosphoribosylamino)uracil reductase RibD: MNVLSAEQVILDAHYMARALELARKGVYTTHPNPRVGCVIVRDGQVVGEGWHVRTGEPHAEVHALRAAGGQARGATVYVTLEPCSHHGHTPPCADALINAGVGRVVAAMQDPNPEVAGRGLQRLAQAGIAVQSGVLEPEARLLNQGFIKRMEHGLPFVRVKLAMSLDGRTAMASGESQWITGPAARANVQRLRAQASVVLTGADTVLADGARLTVRAAELGLDEATTAQAMSRPPLRVLIDGRLRVPLNAPFFKAGPALVITCVTPDNQYPTGPECLVVPGVEGQVDLRSALVALAGRGVNEVLVEAGPSLAGALAQQGLVDEYVIFVAGKFLGSAARPLLDWPLEKLADGPQLKITEMRAVGDDWRVTAIPAPSADV; encoded by the coding sequence ATGAATGTTCTGTCTGCTGAGCAAGTGATCCTCGATGCTCATTACATGGCGCGCGCCCTGGAGTTGGCGCGCAAGGGCGTGTACACCACTCATCCGAACCCGCGGGTGGGTTGCGTGATCGTGCGCGACGGGCAGGTGGTCGGTGAAGGCTGGCACGTGCGCACCGGCGAACCCCATGCCGAAGTCCATGCCTTGCGCGCCGCTGGCGGTCAGGCCCGTGGCGCCACGGTCTACGTGACGCTGGAACCCTGCAGTCATCACGGTCACACGCCGCCGTGCGCCGATGCGTTGATCAACGCAGGTGTCGGCCGCGTCGTGGCGGCGATGCAGGACCCCAATCCGGAAGTCGCTGGACGTGGCTTACAGCGTCTGGCCCAGGCCGGAATCGCGGTCCAGAGTGGCGTACTTGAACCTGAGGCGCGGCTGCTCAATCAAGGTTTCATCAAGCGCATGGAACACGGCCTGCCGTTTGTACGGGTCAAATTGGCGATGAGCCTGGACGGTCGCACGGCCATGGCCAGCGGCGAAAGCCAATGGATCACCGGCCCGGCGGCACGCGCCAACGTGCAGCGCCTACGGGCCCAGGCCAGCGTGGTGCTGACCGGTGCCGACACGGTGCTGGCCGATGGCGCGCGCTTGACCGTCCGCGCCGCCGAGCTGGGGCTGGATGAGGCGACCACCGCACAGGCCATGTCCCGGCCACCGCTGCGCGTATTGATTGACGGTCGCCTGCGCGTACCGTTGAATGCGCCGTTCTTCAAGGCCGGGCCGGCGCTGGTGATCACCTGTGTAACGCCGGACAACCAATACCCGACGGGCCCGGAGTGTCTGGTGGTGCCCGGCGTCGAAGGCCAAGTGGATCTGCGCTCGGCGCTGGTTGCGCTGGCTGGCCGGGGCGTCAACGAAGTGCTGGTGGAAGCCGGTCCGAGCCTGGCCGGCGCGCTGGCCCAGCAAGGCCTGGTGGATGAATACGTGATATTCGTCGCTGGCAAGTTCCTCGGCTCCGCTGCCCGGCCGTTGCTGGATTGGCCGCTTGAGAAGCTCGCGGACGGCCCCCAACTCAAGATCACTGAAATGCGCGCTGTCGGCGATGACTGGCGAGTCACTGCCATTCCCGCGCCCTCAGCGGACGTATAA
- the trxA gene encoding thioredoxin: MSEPTPYIFDATTATFDQAVIENSFHKPVLVDFWAEWCAPCKALMPLLAQIAESYQGELLLAKVDCEAEQDIVARFGIRSLPTVVLFKDGQPVDGFAGAQPESAVRAMLEPHVQMPAPAAADPLEQAQALFAEGRISDAEAVLVTLLGEDNSNAGALILYARCLAERGELGEAQSVLDAVKSDEHKAALAGAKAQITFLRQAADLPDAAELKSRLAQNPQDDEAMYQLAVQQLARQQYEAALDGLLKLFIRNRSYNEGLPHKTLLQVFELLGNDHPLVTAYRRKLFAALY, from the coding sequence ATGAGTGAGCCAACGCCGTATATCTTTGATGCCACGACTGCCACCTTCGACCAGGCGGTGATCGAGAACTCCTTCCACAAGCCGGTGCTGGTGGATTTCTGGGCCGAATGGTGCGCGCCGTGCAAGGCGTTGATGCCGCTGCTGGCGCAGATCGCCGAGAGCTATCAGGGCGAGTTGCTGCTGGCCAAGGTCGATTGCGAGGCCGAACAGGACATCGTCGCGCGCTTTGGCATCCGCAGCCTGCCGACGGTGGTGCTGTTCAAGGATGGCCAGCCGGTGGACGGATTTGCCGGGGCGCAACCGGAATCGGCAGTACGGGCGATGCTCGAACCGCATGTGCAGATGCCCGCGCCAGCTGCAGCTGACCCGCTGGAGCAGGCCCAGGCGCTGTTCGCCGAGGGCCGTATCAGTGATGCCGAAGCCGTCCTGGTGACCTTGCTCGGGGAAGACAATAGCAACGCTGGCGCACTGATTCTCTACGCTCGCTGCCTCGCCGAGCGCGGCGAACTGGGCGAAGCGCAGAGCGTGCTCGATGCCGTCAAAAGCGACGAACACAAGGCCGCCCTTGCCGGTGCCAAGGCGCAGATCACCTTCTTGCGTCAAGCCGCTGACCTGCCCGACGCCGCCGAGCTGAAAAGCCGCCTGGCGCAAAACCCGCAGGATGATGAAGCGATGTATCAACTGGCGGTGCAGCAGTTGGCGCGCCAGCAATACGAAGCGGCGCTGGATGGCCTGCTCAAGCTGTTTATCCGCAACCGCAGCTACAACGAAGGCCTGCCCCACAAGACCTTGCTGCAGGTCTTCGAGTTGCTGGGCAATGATCACCCGCTGGTCACGGCGTATCGCCGCAAGTTGTTCGCAGCGTTGTATTGA
- a CDS encoding riboflavin synthase — protein sequence MFTGIIESIGSIRAMTPKGGDVRLLVETGKLDLGDVKLGDSIAVSGVCLTVIELPGNGFAADVSRETLDCTAMNDLKAGSPVNLEKALTPTTRLGGHLVSGHVDGVGEVVARSENARAVEFRIRAPKELAKYIAHKGSITVDGTSLTVNAVNGAEFELTIIPHTLSETIMASYQPGRRVNLEVDLLARYLERLLMGDKAAEPDSLQGPGNITESFLAANGYLKS from the coding sequence ATGTTCACCGGCATTATCGAATCCATCGGCAGCATCCGCGCCATGACCCCCAAAGGCGGCGACGTTCGCCTGCTGGTTGAAACCGGCAAGCTCGACCTCGGCGATGTCAAGCTGGGCGACAGCATCGCCGTCAGCGGTGTGTGCCTGACCGTCATCGAGTTGCCTGGCAACGGTTTTGCCGCCGATGTCAGCCGCGAAACCCTGGACTGCACGGCGATGAACGACCTCAAGGCCGGGAGCCCGGTCAACCTGGAAAAAGCCCTGACCCCGACCACCCGTCTCGGCGGGCATCTGGTCAGCGGTCATGTCGACGGCGTAGGCGAAGTGGTGGCCCGCAGCGAAAACGCGCGCGCCGTGGAGTTTCGCATTCGTGCGCCGAAAGAACTGGCCAAGTACATCGCCCACAAAGGCTCGATCACCGTCGACGGCACCAGCCTGACCGTGAACGCCGTGAATGGCGCCGAGTTTGAGCTGACTATCATTCCCCACACCCTGAGCGAAACCATCATGGCGTCTTATCAGCCAGGACGCCGGGTGAACCTGGAAGTGGACTTGCTTGCCCGTTACCTGGAGCGCCTGCTGATGGGCGACAAGGCCGCAGAGCCTGACTCTTTACAAGGGCCTGGTAACATCACCGAAAGTTTTCTGGCCGCC